One Rhea pennata isolate bPtePen1 chromosome 3, bPtePen1.pri, whole genome shotgun sequence DNA segment encodes these proteins:
- the EXO1 gene encoding exonuclease 1 has protein sequence MGIHGLLQFIKEAAEPTHVKKYKGQAVAVDTYCWLHKGAYACAEKLAKGEPTDLYVAFCMKLVDMLLSFGIKPILVFDGCTLPSKKEVEKARREKRQASLLKGKQLLREGKLSEAREWFGRSVNVTHVMAREVIKAARAQGVDCIVAPYEADAQLAYLNKTGMVQAIITEDSDLLAFGCKKVFLKIDKFGNGLEIDQARLGNCKQLGNVFTEEKFRYMCILSGCDYLPSIHGIGLAKACKLLKLANNPDIIKVIKKMGQYLKMNITVSEEYIEGFTRANNTFLYQLVFDPVNRKLVPLNAYGDDVDSETLIYAGRHFGDVTAFQIAVGNVNIDTMERIDNYNPDTAQFRQQRSRDWNDRAANHINSIWSRDYRFGPNTDTVPLTMPLPEKTTTKGIEKIISIKGLKLSGKELLAKRPRSEELSDGDLLNQYSFSKAKKAKKESVEDCEPQKNVSAIQSIATSENSVSKESSNSLPRVRNKFASFLRRKNKEQDAVVVPGTRSRFFCDATDMLDFRAKTDDSQLTQDKERNCQKQEIKPAAENVSQFSETERPTRATLSLPGETQKSCFQWLSILENSSGNPGPHAVLSKQFHQQKSNYMASQEDEINKLQMERGAPCGESDEESSLVAELECSSQSCVSCKLSESSLESSKVSQVSNNSPAEEFDSSPKLADNLCTQSSPVFSAVHTDKKNMLPKTKVPGLRKSSSVGSHIVTKLKPLVPAKVSGLSKKLSPVQKRNHCDIENKLGLQATISELWKNFQFKREYEKLPSCKKPDPLSPIKDNIQLTPEAEEEIFNHLERSHAQRAIFQ, from the exons ATGGGAATTCATGGCCTGCTTCAGTTTATCAAGGAGGCTGCTGAACCTACCCACGTGAAGAAATACAAAGGGCAGGCAGTAGCTGTGGACACGTACTGCTGGCTGCACAAAGGAGCTTACGCTTGCGCTGAAAAGCTAGCCAAAGGAGAGCCAACAGATCT TTATGTAGCTTTCTGCATGAAACTTGTTGATATGCTGCTGTCATTTGGAATTAAACCAATTTTGGTATTTGATGGATGCACCCTACCTTCTAAAAAGGAAGTGGAAAAGGCCCGAAGAGA AAAGCGTCAAGCCAGCCTTCTGAAAGGGAAACAGTTGCTTCGAGAGGGAAAACTGTCAGAAGCTAGGGAATGGTTTGGTCGCAGTGTAAATGTTACCCATGTTATGGCTCGTGAAGTAATTAAA GCTGCACGAGCCCAAGGAGTTGATTGTATTGTTGCTCCTTATGAAGCTGATGCTCAGTTGGCTTATCTTAATAAGACTGGCATGGTTCAAGCCATAATTACAGAAGATTCTGATCTTTTAGCTTTTGGATGTAAAAAG GTGTTTCTGAAAATTGACAAGTTTGGAAATGGACTGGAGATTGATCAAGCTCGACTAGGAAACTGCAAGCAGCTTGGAAATGttttcacagaagagaaattccGCTACATGTGCATTCTCTCTGGTTGTGACTACCTCCCATCAATTCATGGAATTGGGTTAGCTAAAGCATGCAAGTTATTAAAGTTAGCTAACAATCCAGATATTATAAAG gtTATTAAGAAAATGGGTCAGTACTTGAAGATGAATATAACAGTATCAGAAGAATATATAGAAGGTTTTACACGAGCCAACAATACGTTCCTTTATCAATTAGTTTTTGATCCAGTCAACAGAAAACTAGTTCCTCTGAATGCATATGGTGATGATGTTGATTCAGAAACACTAATCTATGCGGGACG ACATTTTGGTGATGTTACTGCTTTTCAAATTGCTGTTGGTAATGTTAACATCGATACAATGGAACGAATTGATAATTATAACCCTGACACTGCCCAG ttTAGGCAGCAGAGAAGTCGTGACTGGAATGATAGAGCTGCTAACCACATAAATAGCATTTGGAGCAGAGACTACAGATTTGGCCCTAATACGGATACTGTTCCACTTACAATGCCTTTACCTGAGAAAACAACAACCAAAGGCATTGAGAAGATAATTAGTATCAAAGGACTGAAACTTTCAGGCAAAGAGCTCTTAGCAAAAAGGCCAAGAAGTG AAGAGCTCTCAGATGGAGACCTGTTGAACCagtattcattttcaaaagccaaaaaagCCAAGAAGGAGAGCGTTGAAGACTGTGAACCACAAAAGAATGTCTCTGCAATACAAAGCATTGCTACCTCAGAAAATTCTGTCAGTAAAGAAAGCTCCAACTCCCTTCCGAGAGttagaaataaatttgcttcctttctgcgaaggaaaaacaaagagcaaGATGCTGTAGTTGTTCCAGGAACAAGAAGCAG GTTTTTCTGCGATGCTACAGATATGCTTGATTTTAGAGCAAAGACAGATGATAGCCAACTAACTCAAGACAAGGAGAGGAATTGccagaaacaggaaataaagcCGGCAGCGGAAAATGtttctcagttttcagaaactgaaagacCTACAAGGGCTACCTTATCACTTCctggagaaacacagaaaagttgCTTCCAGTGGCTTAGCATCCTCGAAAATAGTTCAGGAAATCCTGGTCCTCATGCTGTATTGTCAAAGCAGTTTCACCAACAGAAAAGCAACTACATGGCATCCCAGGAAGATGAGATCAATAAGTTGCAAATGGAGAGAGGGGCACCGTGTGGTGAATCAGATGAAGAATCTTCTCTCGTAGCAGAACTGGAATGTTCCTCACAGTCTTGTGTGTCTTGTAAGCTATCAGAAAGCAGTTTGGAATCTTCAAAAGTGTCACAAGTATCTAACAATTCACCTGCAGAA GAATTTGATTCCAGTCCAAAACTGGCTGATAATCTATGTACTCAGAGCTCTCCAGTCTTTTCTGCTGTACACACTGACAAAAAGAATATGCTCCCAAAAACCAAG GTTCCTGGTTTACGTAAATCCAGTTCTGTAGGGTCACATATTGTGACAAAGCTTAAGCCATTGGTACCAGCTAAAGTAAGTGGATTAAGCAAGAAACTATCACCTGTGCAGAAGAGAAATCACTGTGACATTGAAAATAAGCTGGGGCTGCAAGCCACCATTAGTGAACTGTGGAAAAACTTCCAATTTAAAAG
- the LOC134138464 gene encoding uncharacterized protein LOC134138464, which translates to MYLFLLCILYLPLKITDTKEVIFGQNNFTEYQVGNMNIILSVPHGGSMEPEDILDRDAGCWDAKTSSCIFSHDCPPGSIQNFKKCKVLTNQDRYTIEVAQALANEISNITDGFFPHIIVNHLQRFKMDANREKEEASFGIPQAEQAWEEYMGFLNTAKSQMTGGLILDIHGQAHPEQWIELGYTLSKTSLNLRVFSASCSSISHLANQLVNVSFETLLTGNRSLGGYIEEQNNHYICVPSPSNPSPNNGSYYSGGYITKTFGSRTSGTIDAIQIELPQWVRAAEERPKFCKALARAVMKFWQTNYCNQYSRKLLPC; encoded by the coding sequence atgtatctATTCCtcctttgcattttatatttgcctttgaaaatcacTGACACCAAGGAAGTTATTTTTggtcaaaataattttacagaatATCAAGTGGGCAACATGAACATAATTCTTTCTGTCCCACATGGTGGGTCGATGGAACCTGAGGACATTCTTGATCGAGATGCTGGCTGTTGGGATGCAAAGACGTCCTCTTGTATTTTCTCTCATGACTGCCCTCCTGGAAGCattcaaaattttaagaagTGCAAGGTGCTTACCAACCAAGACAGGTATACCATAGAGGTGGCTCAGGCCCTTGCTAATGAAATCAGCAACATTACTGATGGCTTTTTTCCACATATCATTGTAAACCATCTCCAAAGATTCAAGATGGATGCGaacagggaaaaggaagaagcctCTTTTGGAATTCCCCAAGCAGAACAAGCCTGGGAGGAATATATGGGATTTCTGAACACTGCAAAATCACAGATGACGGGGGGGCTGATTCTGGATATCCATGGACAAGCACACCCTGAACAGTGGATAGAACTAGGTTACACGCTTTCAAAAACTTCCCTCAACTTGCGGGTCTTTTCTGCATCATGTTCCTCTATTAGTCATCTGGCCAATCAGCTAGTCAATGTGTCTTTTGAGACTTTGCTCACAGGGAACAGAAGTTTGGGTGGATATATTGAAGAACAAAATAACCATTATATCTGTGTGCCTTCTCCATCCAATCCTAGTCCAAACAATGGTAGCTATTATAGTGGTGGATACATCACAAAGACTTTCGGCTCTCGTACTTCTGGCACAATTGATGCCATTCAGATTGAACTGCCCCAGTGGGTGAGGGCAGCTGAAGAACGTCCCAAGTTTTGTAAAGCGCTAGCAAGGGCTGTAATGAAATTCTGGCAAACTAACTACTGCAATCAGTACAGCCGTAAGCTTCTGCCATGCTGA